The following coding sequences lie in one Arthrobacter sp. SLBN-122 genomic window:
- a CDS encoding ABC transporter substrate-binding protein, with the protein MKFGLKKSVMGVTGVVAALTLALTGCGNSQQAAKVGTAEDPVTIRFAWWGNDSRAKTTMEVIKAFEAANPTIKVQGENTEYSSYWDKMATQIAGGTTPDVIAMSGAYPSEYASRGVLLDLDKVKDQIDTSKFAEGTADLGKIDGKQYTITAGVNSMSMVLDPKVFQAAGVAMPDDETWTWDDYARIAAEITQKSPAGTFGTTPMSNDSFLAVWARQNGEALYTDDGRKMGISEDTLARWFELNKKLMDTGGAPSASQTVEDGSAQPEMTLMGQGKQGMKISWSNQMTSYSGAPLVMAKLPGESKQAGAWLRSSMEYAISSKSSQPKEAALFINYLVNNMDAAAKIKSDRGMPANTELKAGITPLLKETQQKEAAYLDRIAALKSRLPSRSRQDHRPPWKF; encoded by the coding sequence ATGAAGTTTGGTCTCAAGAAATCCGTCATGGGCGTCACCGGCGTTGTTGCCGCACTCACCTTGGCACTGACCGGTTGCGGCAACAGCCAGCAGGCCGCAAAAGTGGGCACGGCGGAAGACCCTGTCACCATCCGCTTCGCCTGGTGGGGCAACGATTCGAGGGCGAAAACCACTATGGAGGTTATCAAAGCCTTCGAAGCCGCAAACCCCACCATCAAGGTCCAGGGCGAAAACACCGAATACAGCTCCTACTGGGACAAGATGGCCACCCAGATTGCGGGCGGAACCACACCGGACGTCATTGCCATGAGCGGCGCCTACCCCAGCGAATACGCCAGCCGCGGCGTTTTGCTGGACCTGGACAAGGTCAAGGACCAGATCGATACCTCGAAGTTCGCCGAAGGCACCGCGGACCTGGGCAAGATCGACGGCAAGCAATACACCATCACGGCAGGGGTCAACTCCATGTCCATGGTCCTGGACCCCAAGGTGTTCCAGGCCGCAGGCGTGGCGATGCCGGACGACGAGACCTGGACCTGGGACGACTACGCCAGGATCGCAGCCGAGATCACGCAAAAATCCCCGGCCGGAACCTTCGGCACCACGCCCATGTCCAACGACTCCTTCCTTGCGGTATGGGCACGCCAGAACGGGGAAGCCCTTTACACGGATGACGGCAGGAAGATGGGCATCAGCGAGGACACACTGGCACGCTGGTTCGAGCTCAACAAGAAGCTGATGGATACCGGCGGCGCCCCCTCCGCGTCACAGACCGTTGAGGACGGCTCCGCGCAGCCGGAAATGACCCTGATGGGACAGGGAAAGCAGGGCATGAAGATCTCCTGGAGCAACCAGATGACGTCCTACTCCGGCGCTCCCCTGGTCATGGCCAAGCTGCCCGGCGAAAGCAAGCAGGCCGGCGCATGGCTGCGCTCCTCGATGGAGTACGCCATCTCCTCCAAATCCTCCCAGCCCAAGGAAGCGGCCCTGTTCATCAACTACCTGGTCAACAACATGGACGCGGCCGCGAAGATCAAGAGTGACCGGGGCATGCCTGCCAATACCGAACTGAAGGCGGGGATCACTCCCCTGCTGAAGGAAACCCAGCAGAAGGAAGCGGCCTACCTGGACCGCATCGCCGCCCTGAAGTCCAGGCTCCCAAGCCGTTCCCGGCAGGATCATCGGCCACCATGGAAGTTTTGA